A window from Peromyscus eremicus chromosome 5, PerEre_H2_v1, whole genome shotgun sequence encodes these proteins:
- the LOC131910424 gene encoding prolactin-3D4-like codes for MPLVLTLPSSAGVCMLLMVSNLLLCEHVASNPTGSVSTEDLYYRVVDQSHNTYFLAADLYHEFDMKYFKSSWYKTRMPSLCHTASIHTPESREEAHETKTEDLLKTLINISHAWEEPLKHLISAVPTLPGASDIMLKTANAVKDKTHVLQEGMKTILSRSQNEFEKDAYPVWSGLADLQSSDEDTHLFAFYTLFRCLRRDTHKIDAFLKLLRCREVFKNECF; via the exons ATGCCGCTTGTTTTGACTTTACCAAGCTCTG CAGGGGTATGTATGTTGCTGATGGTGTCAAATCTGCTCCTTTGTGAGCATGTGGCCTCCAATCCAACTGGCTCTGTGTCCACTGAAGACCTGTATTATCGAGTGGTTGATCAGTCTCATAACACATATTTCCTGGCTGCAGATTTATACCATGAATTT GACATGAAATATTTCAAGAGCAGTTGGTACAAGACCAGAATGCCCAGCTTATGCCACACTGCTTCCATCCACACTCCAGAGTCTCGAGAAGAAGCCCATGAAACAAAA ACTGAAGACCTTCTGAAAACACTGATCAATATTTCCCATGCCTGGGAAGAACCACTGAAACACCTGATTTCTGCAGTGCCCACCCTGCCTGGAGCTTCTGACATAATGCTGAAAACAGCCAATGCTGTGAAGGACAAAACCCATGTGCTTCAGGAAGGAATGAAGACCATACTCAGTAGG AGCCagaatgaatttgaaaaagatgcCTATCCTGTCTGGTCTGGACTGGCAGACTTGCAATCATCTGATGAAGACACTCACCTTTTTGCCTTTTATACCCTGTTCCGCTGCCTGAGAAGGGATACCCATAAGATTGACGCTTTCCTCAAGCTCCTGAGGTGCCGAGAGGTCTTTAAAAATGAGTGTTTTTAA